From the genome of Streptomyces sp. JH34:
TGAAGCGGATGAACTTCTCGACCGAGGAGAGCTTCTTGACGCCGTTGGGGCTGATCCAGAAGCCGATGAGGGTGAACGAGCGCAGGATGGTCGGCTTCTCGTGGGCGGCGCCCGGTGCGAGCGGCCAGCCGCCGATCTCGGTGTGCCCGGCAGCCTTCGCCGGGACCTTGGCCAGGGCGGAGGACATCGCGGACTGGATGGCCGCCGCCTCCGTGTTGTACTGCGTGGTCATCGAGTCGGAGGTCAGCCCCTGCGCCTTGTCGGCGAAGACGCCCGCGTCCCGGAGCGTCACGAAGTAGTCGATGCCCGCGCGGGCGCCCCGGCTCCCGCTGAAGTCCCCGGTCGTGTAGACCTGCCGGGCCTCCTCCGGGGTGAGGAAGGTCTGGATGATCTGGGCGAGCAGCTTCTGCCCCGTCCAGTCGTTGCCGCCGACGGTCACCGGTGCGATGCCCTTGGCCCGCAGCTTCCGCGCGGCACCGATGAGCTGGTCCCCGGTGGTGGGGATCGCGCCGACACCGGCGCGGTCGAGCAGGTGGGTGTTGAAGGCGACCGGCCAGTTGGCGGCGAAGTAGGGGAAGGCGCGGATCCGGCCCTCGTCGTCGGTCCACTCGGTGAGCGCGGCGGGCAGGACGCGCTCGCGCAGGCCCCAGTCGTCGAGGTAGCCCTTGACGTCGACGGTGGCGCCGACGTCGGTCCAGGCGAGCGTCTTGTCGTACAGGTTGACCATGACCACGTCCGGCTCCTTACGGGCCAGCCGCGAGGTCTCGTAGACCTGGGGGAGGTCGTCGCCGTTGACGAGGTTCTTCACCCGGAGACCCGGGTTCTCCTTCTCGAAGTCCTTCACGGCGGCGGTGTACGTGGGCGAGCCCGGCGCGGTCGTGCCGAGCTGGGTGTGGACGACGAGCGTGCCGGGGTCGGAATCGGCCGAGGCGAGCGTGGAACAGCCGGACATTGCGGGCAGCGCGGTAGCGGCGGCGAGGCCGGAACCAGCGGCAAGGAAACCGCGCCGACTCAGGGGTGAGCGCACAGCGGGATGTCTCCAACCAGGACGTTAACCGGAGTGGTTAATCGATGTACCAGCGGGTTGCGAGAAACTTAGGGGTGGGGGGAGGAATGGTCAACCCCCGGTTGCGCATGCTGGAAGAGCCGACATTTCGGGCGGGCTGTGCCGGTCGTGTCGTGCGGGCTCGGCCGGGCCGTGTTCTGTGTGCTGCGGGCCTGGTCGGCTGCGCTCCGTCCGATGCGGGCCCGATCGGGGCGTGGTGAGCGGTTCAGACGGCCACGAGGCGTACGCGGTCCCCGCAGAGCTTCGCCATGTCGTCGAGGTCCGAGGTCAGTATCACGACGGGGCGTTGCTGTCGCAGTGCCAGGTCGGCGACCACGGCGTCGATGGCGTACTTGTGGCCGTGAAGGCCGGTGTTCAGCAAAAGCGCCGAGGCCGCCTTGGCCTCCTCGTCACCGATGTGCGCGATGCGCATCCCCGACAGGGCCCAGGCGAGTCGTGCCTTGTCGGTCCTCCGGTGCGTGGCTTCGACGGTCGTCAAGGCGCTGATGACGACTTCCATCCCCCGGCGTCGGGCTTCGGCGACAAGAGCCACCACCGGCTCCCGGTCGTCGACGAAAGCCGAAAGTCCCTCGCTGTCCAGCACCAGGGTGCCGTCGTGGGTCAACTTGCGGCGGGCCACTGCCCCTCCTCGGCGAACGCCTCGTCGAAGACCTGGCGGGCGCGCGCCTGTTCCTGCTCGGAGACGTGGCCGTGCCGGCGTTCGTAGTCGGCCAGGTACTCGTCGAGAATCTGACCGCGTAGCTCCCGCTCCACCGCCGCCGCGACGAAGGCGGAGAACTCGCGTTTCCCCACCCGCTTGCGGATGGCCTCGGCAGTGCCCTCGGGGAGTGAGAGGCTCACCCTTGTCGCAGGGCCCTCGCCGATCTGGTACGAGTCATCGCTCACCCCCGTAGATTATCAAATGAGTGTGAAAGGGCTCGGCCGTGTGCGTCCTGAGGGTGACGCGGCCGGTGACTCCTGCCTCGGCACCCACCCCTTGCGCGGGCTGGAACCGGCCGGTTTCCCGGGGGCCTGGTCAGCCTCCGGCGGCCGGCCGCCCTACGGTGTCCTGCGCACCGACGGACGCGAGCACCGACTCGGCCAGATCGGCGACCGCGTGCCCCGCGCCCGTGTCGATGCGGTCCAGGCCCAGTCCGTCGACGGCGTCGATCATGAGCCTCTGGTAGCGCTCCGTCCTGGCCAGGAACGCGTCCATCAGGAGCTGTTCCCGCGTCGTCGCGGTGTCGTAGTGCCCGGTGGCGTGCACCCGTGCGCGCAGAACCGTGACGTCGGCGGTGAGCCATACGGCGGCCGTGTGCCGGACCTTCAGCCCGGCGACGGGCACCGGCCGAAGCGCCGAGCCCTCCAGGACCAGGCCCGTCCCGGCGCCGCCACCGGTGGCGGTGGTCGTGATCAGCTCCTCGATGCGGGGCCACAGCCGCTCGTAGTGGTCGAGGACGGACCGGATCAGCTCGTCGACCGTGAGGGTCCCGTAGTGCTCGGCGACGTGCGCCGGCACCTCCCGCTCCGGCGTCCGCCAGGGCCTGCCCGGGTGCCGGGCCAGGCTGTCGGTCGACAGGCAGTCGAAGCCGAGCCTGTCCGCCACTGCCTGGGCGACGGCCGACTTCCCGACGTTCGACGTGCCCCCGATCAGGACCACTCGCACACCATGCATGCCCGCGACCCTAGCCGGGGCGGGGCGCGCGGCTCAGGCGGAGAGGCCCCCGGCCTTGACGGCGGCGACGAAGGACGACCAGCCTGCGGCCGGTATCAACAGGGCCGGCCCCTGCGGCGACTTGGAGTCGCGGACGGGTACACCGGAGGGGTAGCCGTCCAGGACCTCCAGGCAGCTGCCGCCTTCGCTGTTGCTGTAGGAGGACTTACGCCAGCCGGCCTGCTCGGAGATGTTCGGGATGATTCGGTCGGTCATCGGCTTCCGTAATCCTTCGCTGTCGTCCTCAGCAGGGCCAGCGACTCCTTCAGGGGCAGAGCGTCGCTCAGGGCGAGAGCGTAGCGGCTCTGCAACTCCTGAACCACGGACGGGGAATCGTGCACCCTTCCCATGCGCAAGCCCTCGCTGTACGCAACAGGAGGCTGATCCTCGAAGGTCATCAGGGTGAGCATGCCGTCCATCAGAGGGTGGAACCCCAGGGTGAACGGCATCACGTGTACACGCACGCGCCCCGCCTGCACCAACTCGACCAGATGCAGAATCTGCTTCGCCATGACATCAGGCCCGCCCACCGACCTGCGCAGTACGGCTTCGTCGAGCAGTACCCAAACTGCCGGATTCGACGGATTGTCGAGCACTCCTGCCCGCTCGAGCCGTGTGACAACGAGCCTGTCACATTCCTCTTCACTCACCGGAGGGAAGGAGGTGCCGAGGATCGCACGCGCGTACCTTTCCGTCTGGAGGATGCCTGGAATGTATGACAGCGCGAACTCGCGGATCGTCAGTGCCTGTTGTTCGAGCACAAGGGCCGCTTCGAAGTAGTCGGCGACCGCAGCGTCGTCGTCCGGCAGGAAGCTGCTCAGTACGTTTCCGGTGTTCAGCGCCGTGTCCAGCCGGCGTGCGTCCTCTTTCGACGGCACGCGACGCCCCGCCTCGATGTGCGCAATGTGCGAACGGGTCATCACCGCCGCGTCCGCCAGTTCCTGCTGGGTGAGCCCGGCCGCCCGACGCGTTTCCTTGAGCCATTCCCCATAGGTGTTACTCAACGTCGACTCCCATGTGACGAATGATTTGTCACCAACGACCCCCTGGCGAGCCTAGTCCCGGTCGTCCCACTCTGTGAACGGATCGCTACTCAGCGACAGATGGCCAGGTCCCGGCCCCAGGGCACGACCACGCGGCCATCACCCACCCATGCGACGGAGTCGACGACGTGCTGCACTGCGCCATCCGCATCCTCGAGACGCTGCTGCGTCTCCTTCAACCGGTCCCGCCGGTCCCGGCGGACTTCCGGATGCCTTCTCCTGCCGGGCCTGTGTCGTCCGAGTCGTTGCCGGAGCGGCCGCTATGGCTCGCCATGTACGGCATCGACATCAGGCACTGCCCGAGGTGCGGCATGGGGCGGATCGTATGACCGGTCGGATCCCCGACGCGGCACGACTGCTGCCGTGGGCCGGCCCGGAGGGCAAGCCCTGCTATGTCATCGGCGACGGGACGGGGCACCTCTCCCGGATCGCGAACGACATCGAGAGCGTCCAGCTCGCCATGGCTGCCGAATTGCTCGACCATGCGGCCGACATGCTCGACGACCGGCAGGTGACCGCAGCGCAACTCCGTTACGTGGTGGCGCGCCTGGCCGAGTCGCTGCACGACGTGCACCGGATCGCCCGGAGCCGGGGTGAACGACTCGCGGCTCCGAGTGCCGGCCCCCAGGGCTGAGCGGGCGACCGCTCTCAGGCGTCGAGTACCGCTGCGACCGCTTCGATCTCCACGAGCTGGTCGTGGTACCCGAGGACCGTGACGCCCAGCAGTGTGCTCGGGGCGTCGTGGTCGCCGAAGCCTGACCGGACCACGCCCCAGGCGGTCACCAGGTCCTCCTGCCGCGAGGACGCGACGAGTACCCGCGTACTGATGACGTCCTCCAGCGAGGCGCCCGCGTCGGCGAGGGCGGTGCGCATGTTCTCGAACGCCTTCTCCGCCTGGCCCGCGTAGTCGCCCACCGCTGCCGTCGAACCGTCCTCGTTCAGCGGGCATGCGCCGGCGAGGAAGATCAGCCGGGCGTCGGCGGGGGCGGTGGCGGCGTAGGCGTACTCGGCCACGTCGGACAATGAGGCGGATCTGATGAGTGTGACGGCGCGGGGCATGGGTGTTCCGACCTTCGAAGAGGGGAGCGAGGGGCGCTCCATCCTCACAGGGCGCAGCCGTCACCGCCTCGTTTTTTCACGCCCGTTGGCCAGGGGCGGGCCTCTTCAGAGGGTGGCCGCGGCGACGTTAGTCTGAGGATCATGCCGGACGACTCCCCTCTCATACAGAGCCTGCGTGCCGCGGTTTCCGCCGTACCCGCCGATGTGCCCCTGCGACTGCACCTGGCCCAGCTCCTGCTGGAGGAGGGACGGTCCGATGACGCCGTTGCCGAGGCGGCCGTGGCCCTGCAGCACGTACCGGGCGACGCCCGGGCTCGGGCCCTGATGGCGCAGGCGATGGGCGCGGCGCCGCCGTCGCCGGCGGATCCCCCGCAGTCCGAGCAACGCCCGAGCCCGCGTGCCGGGTTCGACTGGAAGACCGCCGCGGAACAGGTCGGGGACGCCGTGCCGCCGCGGTTCGCCGAGACGCCCGCCCGCGCGGACGGGCAGGACGATTCCGCGGAGGCTGGCGCGTGGGACGTGGAGGAACCCGGCACCGTGCGACTGGCCGACGTCGGTGGCATGCAGGACGTCAAGGACCGTCTGGAGGCAGCCTTCCTCGCGCCTCTGCGCAACCCCGAGCTGCGCAAGCTGTACGGCAAGAGCCTTCGTGGCGGGCTGCTGCTGTACGGGCCGCCCGGCTGCGGCAAGACGTTCGTGGCGCGGGCAGTGGCCGGTGAGTTGGGCGCCGCCTTCCTCTCCGTGTCGGTGAACGACGTCCTCGACATGTGGATGGGCAACTCCGAACGCAACATGCACGAGATCTTCGAGACCGCCCGCCGCCAGGCGCCCTGCGTGGTCTTCCTGGACGAGCTGGACGCGCTCGGTGCCAAGCGCAGTCGTACCGCGCACAGCGGCATGCGCAACACGGTCAACCAACTGCTCAGCGAGTTGGACGGCATCGATTCGGCAGCGAACGAGGGCGTGTTCGTGCTGGCCGCCACCAACGTGCCCTGGGACGTGGACAACGCCCTGCGCCGCCCCGGACGCCTGGACCGGACGATCCTCGTCCTGCCGCCCGACAGAACCGCCCGGGAGGCGATCCTCCGCCACCACCTGCGGGAGAGGCCGATCGAGAACATCGACCTGAGCAAGCTGGCCAAGATCACCGACGGTCTGTCCGGCGCGGACCTGGCCCATCTCTGCGAGGCGGCGGCCGAGCGGGCACTGCTGGACTCGGTGCGCACCGGCACCGTACGCATGATCGGCATGAAGGACCTGCTGGCCGCGGCCGACGACGTGGTTCCGTCCGCGGAACCGTGGTTCGCCTCCGCACGCAACGTGGCGATGTTCGCCAACGAGGGCGGGATGTACGACGACCTGGTGGCCTACCTGAAGAAGAGGCGCAAGCTGTGACCGCGACCCTGCACCCCGCCGTGGAGCGGGCCGACCTGCTCATCGACCTGAAGCGGTACGAAGAGGCCAGGGAGCTGCTGACCCAGAGGCTCGCGGAGGACCCCGAGGACATCCGGGCCTGGGTCAAGCTGGCCCGCAGCCATCTCTGGGACGAGAAGGGCGGCGCGAAGGCACTGGAAGCCACCGAGCGGGCACTGGCCCTGAACGCCGAGGACACCGGGGCGCTCACGATTCACGCCCATGCCCTGCGGGCGTCGGGCCGCTTCCTGGAGACCGAGGGCGTGCTGCGCGACGTGATCCGGCTGGCCCCCGACCACTGGCACGGCTACGCGCTGCTTGCCAACTGGCTGTGGCGCATCAAGCTGATCCACTCCGGACAGGCCAACGGCGGCCAGGCACGGCGCGAGGACATGGAGGTCGGCCTGCGCGAGTCCGACGCACTCGTCCGGGAGGCCATCCGGCTGGGCCCCGAGGAGGCGTACGCCTACGAGGTGGCGTTGCTGATCGCCGACATGCTGGGCGACCGGGCAGCCGCTGACCAGTGGGAGCTGGTTCTCCTCCGGATCGACCCGCAGCATGAGGACGCCCTGACCCGGCAGGCGAAGAAGGCGGCGGCCGCCCCCGGCGTCATGGCGAAGGAGGCCGCCACCCTCTACGCCGACGCGCTGGCCTCCGCCCCCGGCTCGGAGCTGATGCAGCGCGGCCTGGACGACGCCTCCTACCGCCTGCTGCGCGGCGTCCGCTGGCTGGCTCTGCTCTGCCTGGTTTTCGCAGCCGTGGGTATCGACCTGTTCGAGACGGAGGGGGAGACCCAGCGGGAGCTGCCGCTCGTGCTCGGCCAGCGGCTGTGGGACCTCGTCCCCATGGCCGTCGTCTGGGTCCTGGGCGCACTGCTGCGCTACCGCCGCCTGCGCGCCGGTGTCCAGGTCAACCTGCGCTCGATCATCCGGCGACGCACGTGGCCCCGCATCGTCCTGGGCCAAGCGGCGTGGGTCATGCTCTGTGCGCTGTTGATCACCCAGATACCTTGGACGGAGCGCACGGTTCCGCTCGTACTGTTCTGGGCCGGCCTGGTGCCGACGGTGGCGACGATGTGGTTCGACCGGAGGAAGACCGGCTGAGCCGGACGGTAGCCCGAGGGGCCCCGGTGACCGCACGACTTCGCTCACACAGCCCGGGTTCAACTGTCCCGTCGTCCCGCCCGCCTGGTGAAGCGCCGTATCCCCCTTCGGGTGGGCGCGAGAGGCGTGTCCTCGGGGGCGACGACATGGTTCGGTGCCGCGGTCAGTGCTGCTGCCGCCGCAGGGGTGGGGGCCGGGGTCTCCGCGTACGGGCTGCCCCGTTCGATCCGGCTCCGGACGGCCTGGGCCATGGCGTGGTGGGACGGTTCCCGCAGCAGACCCTCCGCAGACAACTTCTCCCACATGTGGAGCAGTTCCTGCCCCCTGGTCGCCACCTGAGCCTGGTCCTGGAGCCGCTGCCACGCCGCGGTGGCACGGGCCACCTCGGGCACGGCCCGGTGCAGATCGCTGCCGCAGCGGATGCGCGCGACGGTCAACGCGAGTCCTGTGGAGGTCGAGTAGTCGCCGCGACGATAGGCGATGTACGCCTCGATCGCCCTGGCCTCCAGTGACAGTTCGTCCTCCGCGCCCCGGCGCAGCGTCAGATGCTCCCGCAGAGCGCCGGCGAGGACGAACGCGGCGTGCAGTTCCTCACGCTGAGCGTGCTGGATGATCCGCTCGACGCGGGCGAGCGGAGGAAACGCCTTCTCCTCGGCGGTGGTTCGCTCACGCCCGGGCGGCAGGTCCTCCTCCTCGCCGATGGTCCGACTGGAGCCGTCGGGATGCACCCGGAGCCGCGCCACCTGCCGCACGCTGCGGTCGATGACGGTCGCCGCCACCGGAGTCCCCAGGGTGCGGGCGAACATGGCCACTGCGTCGAGAATCGCCTCGTTGGGCGGGCGTGTGCCGCCCATCGTCAGGAGGTGGCCGTTGACCACCGTCGACCCGTCCTCCGCCACGTAGGCGTCGAGCCGGATGAGTGGCTGTGCGCTGAGGGCGGGGAGGTTCCCCGTGTCACGGGGCGTCAACGAGTGGGACATCCGCTCAGACACCGGACCGGAGCACACCGAGGGCGGCTGTGGAACAAGGCGATGCAGTCGCTTGTCCGGGCCACGGAACGTGGACCATATGGTTCGCCTCCGAGGTACGTGCCCGCGTGCGTGACGTCATTCTAATAGATGATCAGGTCAACGGTCCGGGCGGATGCCAGGCCGGTCCGGGTGGGACCGCTCGGCACGCGTCCGGCCGGTCAGCTCTGCCGCAGCGCGAACCACAGCTCCGTCCGTACGTCCATGTCGTCCAGGTCCGTGTCCAGCAGTGCCGCGCACCGGGCGATGCGCTGGCGGACCGTGTTGCGGTGGACCTTGAGCGCGACCGACGTGCGGTCCCAGCTGCCGTGGAGGCTCAGCCAGCAGCGCAGGGTCTCGGCCAGGGGGTCGGTGAGCGGGGCCAGCAGGGCGCGGGCGTGGGCCTCGGCGCGGTCGGCCGGGACCAGTGCGGCCAGGCCTCCGGCGCCGGGACGGTGCGTGGCGAGGGGAGTGCGGGTCGCCTCGGCGTGGCCCAGGGCGCGGGACGCCTGGATGTCGGCGTCGGGCAGGGCGGTGACCGGGGCGGGGCCGGAGACGCCGAGGGTCCAGCCGGGCTGGGCGGCCACCGCCCCGTGACGGCCGGGGAGCAGGACGCGTACGGTGTCGCGGTCCACCTCCGACAACGCCGAACCCAGCGCCGTGCCGAGGGCCCCGGCGTTCAGCGCGTCGGCCGCCGATCCGTCGGTCCGCCGGGCATGGACCACCCTCCAGTCGTCGCCGTCCCCGTCGCCCAGTAGTGGGGCCACGTCCTGCGGGGCCGCGCCCAGCAGGAGACGTACGAGTGCGGCCGAACGGCCCGCCGCGTCGGCGCCCTGGTGCGGGGCGGTGAGCAGGGACAGCAGCACCACGGCGATCCCCGCGACGGTGTGGTCACCGGAGTCGCGGCGGGGCGTCGCCAGGGCGAGGACCAGTCCCTGGCCTCCGCCGAGGGCGTAGGCGAACAGATGGGTGTCGCCCCGGGTGTCGGTCGCGGACGACGGGCTCGGTTTCCGGGAGGGGGAGGAGGGCGTCCCGGGCAGGGCTGCCGGTGCCACGACCCGGGCCAGCCGGGCCAGTGCCGCCCGCACGTCCGGGGCCGGGTGCCCGCCCGCCGCGTGCAGCACCCCGCCGTCCGCCGTGAGGAGCGCGACCCGGCCCTCCAACTGCACGGCGAGCTGCCGCAGCACCGCCGGTACCGGATCGGGGCGGGCCGCCGCCGTCGCCAGGGCCTGCTGCGCCCGGGTCACCCGGCGCAGCTCGCGGTGCCGCGCCTCCGCCATGAGCCGCCAGACCGCCCGGGCGATCGCGGTGAAGCGGGTCTCGGGCGGCACCTCGACCAGGGGCAGGCCGTGGTGCTCGCACGCCTCCACCAGGGCGGCCGGCACCGTGTCGTGCACCGGGGCCACCCCGAAGCCGAGCGCCGAGGCCCCCGCCTGGACGAGCCGGGCGACGTAGGTGTCCGCGTCCGCCAGCTGTACCCCTGCCGTCAGCAGTAGTTCACCGCCGAGCAGGTACGGATACGGGTCGGCCATCTCCGAGGTGTGCACCCACAGCAGGTCCGCGTGTGCCGGGCCGGCGATGAGGCGCAGGCCGAGTTCCTCCCGGGCCAGCAGTTCGGCCAGCGGGATGGGAGGGGTGGGGGGCCCGGCGGGGGAGTCCGGCATGGATGTTCCATCCACTCATGGGGTCGAGGATGGAGGAAACGTACACTTCAGCGTCGGCTTCCGGCCACCTACCGTCTCCATCACCACATCCGGCCCCTGAGCGGAAAACGAGACGGAGGAAGCCCATGGCTGTCGACTACGCGGTGATCGTCGTCTATCTGGCCGGCATGCTCGCCATGGGCTGGTGGGGCATGCGCCGCGCCAGGTCCAAGAGTGAGTTCCTGGTCGCCGGACGGCGGCTCGGCCCCTGGATGTACTCCGGCACCATGGCCGCGATCGTCCTCGGCGGAGCCTCGACGATCGGCGGCGTGGGCCTCGGCTACCAGTACGGGCTCTCCGGCGCCTGGATGGTCTTCACCATCGGCCTCGGACTGCTCGCCCTGTCCGTCTTCTTCTCGGCCCGCATCGCGCGGCTGAAGGTCTACACCGTCTCCGAGATGCTCGACCTGCGCTACGGCGGCCGGGCCGGTGTCATCTCCGGGGTCGTCATGTGGGCGTACACGCTGATGCTCGCGGTTACCTCGACCATCGCCTACGCCACGATCTTCGACGTCCTGTTCGACGTGAACCGGACCGTCGCGATCATCCTGGGCGGCGCCATCGTCGTCGCGTACTCGACGCTCGGCGGCATGTGGTCGATCACGATCACCGACATGGTGCAGTTCGTCGTCAAGACGATCGGCGTGCTGCTCCTGCTCCTGCCGATCGCCGTCGTCAAGGCCGGCGGCTTCAGCGAGATGAAGGCGAAGCTGCCCACCGAGTACTTCGACCCGCTGGGCATCGGCGGCGAGACGATCTTCACGTACGTCCTGATCTACACCTTCGGCATGCTCATCGGCCAGGACATCTGGCAGCGCGTGTTCACCGCCCGCAGCGACAGCACGGCCCGCTGGGGCGGGACCGTCGCCGGCACCTACTGTCTGGTGTACGCCCTCGCAGGCGCCGTCATAGGTACCGCGGCCAAGGTGATGTACCCGAAGCTGCCCAGCGCCGACGCCGCGTTCGCGACGATCGTGAAGGACGAACTGCCGGTCGGTGTGCGGGGCCTGGTGCTGGCCGCCGCGCTCGCCGCGGTGATGTCGACCTCCTCCGGCGCGCTCATCGCCTGCGCGACCGTCGCCAACAACGACATCTGGTCGCGGCTGAGGGGCGCGGTCGCCAAGGAGGGCGGCGGGGAACGGGACGAGGTGAAGGGCAACCGTGCCTTCATCCTCCTCATGGGCGTCGCCGTCATCGTGATCGCCATCGCGCTCAACAACGTCGTCGAGGCACTGACCGTCGCCTACAACCTGCTGGTCGGCGGGCTGCTTGTGCCGATCCTCGGCGGTCTGCTCTGGCGCCGGGGCACGGCGGCGGGCGCCCTCGCCGCGGTCGCGGTCGGCGGTGCTTCAGTGATCGGGCTGATGGCGGGATACGGGATCCTCGCCAACGAGCCGGTCTACTACGGACTGCTCGCCTCGCTCGCGGTGTACGTCGTCGTCTCGCTGGCGACGAAGCCGACCGACCCCGCCGTGCTGACCGCCTGGCGCGAGCGGCTGGCAGGACGCGGGACCGAGGATCCGGCGACCCCGGATCCGGTCACCGTCTGACCCAACCCGATCGAAACAGGCGTCCGAACGGGCCCTGGCAGACTGAATACCGTATGAACGCCCACAAGGCGTGCATGACCGAACGAAAGGCACCCTCACCCATGAGCAGCAACGAGACGCCGCGCGGCCCCGTCGACTCCTCCCGCGTCCCGCGGTACGCCGGACCCGCGACGTTCGCCCGGCTGCCACGGCTCGACGAGGTCGGCTCCACCGACGTCGCCGTCGTCGGCGTACCTTTCGACACCGGCGTCTCCTACCGCCCGGGTGCCCGCTTCGGCGGCAACGCGATCCGCGAGGCCTCCCGCCTCCTGCGCCCCTACAACCCGGCGCAGGACGCCTCGCCCTTCGCCCTCGCCCAGGTCGCCGACGCGGGTGACATCGCCGTGAACCCCTTCGACATCAACGAGGCCGTCGAGACCGTCGAGGCCGCCGCCGACGACCTGCTCTCCACCGGCGCCCGGCTGATGACACTCGGCGGCGACCACACCATCGCGCTGCCCCTGCTGCGTTCGGTCGCCAAGAAGCACGGCCCCGTCGCCCTGCTGCACTTCGACGCCCACCTGGACACCTGGGACACCTACTTCGGCGCGGAGTACACCCACGGCACCCCGTTCCGCCGCGCCGTCGAGGAGGGCATCCTCGACACCGAGGCGCTGTCCCACGTCGGCACCCGTGGCCCGCTGTACGGCAAGCAGGACCTCACCGACGACGCCAAGCTGGGCTTCGGCATCGTCACGTCCGCCGACGTCATGCGCCGTGGCGTGGACGAGATCACCGACCAGCTGCGGCAGCGCATCGGCGACCGGCCGCTGTACATCTCCATCGACATCGACGTGCTCGACCCGGCGCACGCCCCCGGCACCGGCACCCCCGAGGCCGGCGGGCTCACCTCGCGCGAACTCCTGGAGATCGTGCGCGGGCTCTCCTCCTGCCGCCTCGTCTCGGCCGACCTGGTCGAGGTCGCCCCGGCGTACGATCACGCGGAGATCACTTCCGTCGCCGCCTCGCACACGGCGTACGAGCTGACGACGATCATGTCCCGCCAGATCGCGGAGGGCCGCACCCAGTGAGCCACGACCACGACGACCGGCCGCAGCTCACCGCCGCGCAGGCCGAGGCGGCCCTGCGGCCCCCGGCCGGACGCAACGGCGGCGACCTGGTCGTCGAGACCCTCCAGGGCCTCGGCGCCACCACCGTCTTCGGGCTGCCCGGCCAGCACGCGCTCGGCATGTTCGACGCGCTGCGCCGCTCCTCGCTGTCGTACGTCGGGCTGCGCGTCGAGAACAACGCGGGCTTCGCCGCCGACGCCTACGGCCGGATCACCGGTGAGGTGGCGCCCCTGCTGCTGTCCACCGGTCCCGGCGCCCTGACCTCCCTGGCGGCGCTCCAGGAAGCGGCCGCCGCGTCGGCGCCCGTGCTGGCGATCTCCAGCCAGGTCCCCACCGCCGGGC
Proteins encoded in this window:
- a CDS encoding ABC transporter substrate-binding protein, which encodes MRSPLSRRGFLAAGSGLAAATALPAMSGCSTLASADSDPGTLVVHTQLGTTAPGSPTYTAAVKDFEKENPGLRVKNLVNGDDLPQVYETSRLARKEPDVVMVNLYDKTLAWTDVGATVDVKGYLDDWGLRERVLPAALTEWTDDEGRIRAFPYFAANWPVAFNTHLLDRAGVGAIPTTGDQLIGAARKLRAKGIAPVTVGGNDWTGQKLLAQIIQTFLTPEEARQVYTTGDFSGSRGARAGIDYFVTLRDAGVFADKAQGLTSDSMTTQYNTEAAAIQSAMSSALAKVPAKAAGHTEIGGWPLAPGAAHEKPTILRSFTLIGFWISPNGVKKLSSVEKFIRFMYRPEIVSRFITESGRDMALVTDTVSKDFPLVAEAQQLGDRVGQALLPDLYVPPTATQPLITATSTAFTRGTSAASVRSALESAYRTA
- a CDS encoding DNA-binding protein: MARRKLTHDGTLVLDSEGLSAFVDDREPVVALVAEARRRGMEVVISALTTVEATHRRTDKARLAWALSGMRIAHIGDEEAKAASALLLNTGLHGHKYAIDAVVADLALRQQRPVVILTSDLDDMAKLCGDRVRLVAV
- a CDS encoding DUF397 domain-containing protein, with the protein product MTDRIIPNISEQAGWRKSSYSNSEGGSCLEVLDGYPSGVPVRDSKSPQGPALLIPAAGWSSFVAAVKAGGLSA
- a CDS encoding helix-turn-helix transcriptional regulator; protein product: MSNTYGEWLKETRRAAGLTQQELADAAVMTRSHIAHIEAGRRVPSKEDARRLDTALNTGNVLSSFLPDDDAAVADYFEAALVLEQQALTIREFALSYIPGILQTERYARAILGTSFPPVSEEECDRLVVTRLERAGVLDNPSNPAVWVLLDEAVLRRSVGGPDVMAKQILHLVELVQAGRVRVHVMPFTLGFHPLMDGMLTLMTFEDQPPVAYSEGLRMGRVHDSPSVVQELQSRYALALSDALPLKESLALLRTTAKDYGSR
- a CDS encoding Rid family hydrolase, encoding MPRAVTLIRSASLSDVAEYAYAATAPADARLIFLAGACPLNEDGSTAAVGDYAGQAEKAFENMRTALADAGASLEDVISTRVLVASSRQEDLVTAWGVVRSGFGDHDAPSTLLGVTVLGYHDQLVEIEAVAAVLDA
- a CDS encoding ATP-binding protein, translated to MPDDSPLIQSLRAAVSAVPADVPLRLHLAQLLLEEGRSDDAVAEAAVALQHVPGDARARALMAQAMGAAPPSPADPPQSEQRPSPRAGFDWKTAAEQVGDAVPPRFAETPARADGQDDSAEAGAWDVEEPGTVRLADVGGMQDVKDRLEAAFLAPLRNPELRKLYGKSLRGGLLLYGPPGCGKTFVARAVAGELGAAFLSVSVNDVLDMWMGNSERNMHEIFETARRQAPCVVFLDELDALGAKRSRTAHSGMRNTVNQLLSELDGIDSAANEGVFVLAATNVPWDVDNALRRPGRLDRTILVLPPDRTAREAILRHHLRERPIENIDLSKLAKITDGLSGADLAHLCEAAAERALLDSVRTGTVRMIGMKDLLAAADDVVPSAEPWFASARNVAMFANEGGMYDDLVAYLKKRRKL
- a CDS encoding tetratricopeptide repeat protein is translated as MTATLHPAVERADLLIDLKRYEEARELLTQRLAEDPEDIRAWVKLARSHLWDEKGGAKALEATERALALNAEDTGALTIHAHALRASGRFLETEGVLRDVIRLAPDHWHGYALLANWLWRIKLIHSGQANGGQARREDMEVGLRESDALVREAIRLGPEEAYAYEVALLIADMLGDRAAADQWELVLLRIDPQHEDALTRQAKKAAAAPGVMAKEAATLYADALASAPGSELMQRGLDDASYRLLRGVRWLALLCLVFAAVGIDLFETEGETQRELPLVLGQRLWDLVPMAVVWVLGALLRYRRLRAGVQVNLRSIIRRRTWPRIVLGQAAWVMLCALLITQIPWTERTVPLVLFWAGLVPTVATMWFDRRKTG
- a CDS encoding PucR family transcriptional regulator, translating into MPDSPAGPPTPPIPLAELLAREELGLRLIAGPAHADLLWVHTSEMADPYPYLLGGELLLTAGVQLADADTYVARLVQAGASALGFGVAPVHDTVPAALVEACEHHGLPLVEVPPETRFTAIARAVWRLMAEARHRELRRVTRAQQALATAAARPDPVPAVLRQLAVQLEGRVALLTADGGVLHAAGGHPAPDVRAALARLARVVAPAALPGTPSSPSRKPSPSSATDTRGDTHLFAYALGGGQGLVLALATPRRDSGDHTVAGIAVVLLSLLTAPHQGADAAGRSAALVRLLLGAAPQDVAPLLGDGDGDDWRVVHARRTDGSAADALNAGALGTALGSALSEVDRDTVRVLLPGRHGAVAAQPGWTLGVSGPAPVTALPDADIQASRALGHAEATRTPLATHRPGAGGLAALVPADRAEAHARALLAPLTDPLAETLRCWLSLHGSWDRTSVALKVHRNTVRQRIARCAALLDTDLDDMDVRTELWFALRQS